GAGGCCGCCTTGACCTTCGCGGTGGCCTTGACCACGCGGAAGGAGACGACCGAGGACGTCGAGGCCTCGGTGCCGGCCGAGGCCGGCACGAACGCCGCACGCAGCGCGTGCGTGGCGACCGGGAGGTCGCGGGGCAGCTTCACGCTGGCCTTGCCACCGGACACCTTGACGCCCTTGGCGATGACCGCGCCACCGCGGGTGAACGTGACCGTTCCCTCGGCACCCTCACCCGTGACCGTGGCGGTCAGGGTGGCGGGGTTCGACCCGAACACCTGCGACGCCGGGCTGACCGACAGCGCCGTCGTGGTGCTGACGGCGCTCAGCTCCAGCGACGCGGCGTACAGGGCCTCGTCGAGCTCGGCGTCGCCGCGGACGACGAATCGCTTCGTACCGGCGGGCTCGGAGGCCTTGACCGACACCGTCAGCGCGATGGCACCCTCGGCGTCGGCGCGGCCCGAGGCCACGACCTTCGCGTCGGCGCCGGTGCTCCACACGTCGACGTACTCGCCCTCGTCGAACGTGCCGGCGGGAACCGAGACCGTGAAGTCCCGGTCGGTGCCGGCGCGAGCGCTCTCCGGCGCGACCGTCGCGGCGGGCAGGTCACCGAACGACGGGACGACCGGGGCGGTCTTCCAGTCCCACGTGATGGGCTCCTGCGTGGCGGGGTTGCGGACGTCCTGGCGGTGACGGACGGCGTCGGCGAACTCGTCGCCCTTGAGCTTCAGCACGTCGAAGCCACGACCGATCTCCGAGCCGTACAGGTAGCCGTTGTGGCTGTACACGGCCCAGTAGCCGCTGAGGGAGATGGGGCCGCTCTCGCCGAGCTGACCGCGATCGAAGTAGCCGATCTCCTTCGGCTTGGTGGCATTGGTGAAGTCGATCAGCGAGGCACCGCCCTGGTACCAGCCCTGGATCATGACGTCACGGTCGGCCAGCTGGATGAGGTTGCCCTCGTGGCCCACGCAGTTCTCGCGCGTCGACTGACGGCGCGGGATCTTGAAGTAGCTGCGCAGCGTCAGCTCATCGCCCTCACGCGTGTAGATCGCGTTGGCGCCGCGGTACTGCGGGGTGCCGGGCAGGCAGGTGGCCGAGGAGCCGCCGCCGAGCTCGTCCTGGAAGACGACCTTGCTGGCGTTGTCGCTGAACTGGGCGGTGTGCCAGAACGCGTAGTTCTCGTCACGGACGCGCTCGGTGACCGCGGGGTTGAGCGGGTCGGAGATGTCGACCATGACGCCGTCACCCATGCACGCCGCGGCCAGCAGGTCCTTCGCCGGGTAGGCGGTCAGGTCGTGGCAGCCGTTGGT
This genomic interval from Aeromicrobium choanae contains the following:
- a CDS encoding Ig-like domain repeat protein, producing MRSVHLRRTLSAAALVALGLGALATPAVADPLVPETREQARILGDGSGSADVTAEDESNGSIAPGGVPFVPMDFTRMPLASGEEESTANVEKVASVPLQEGQATMSNLAFKGDYVFQGSYNGFVAYDVGDPEAPQVVSNTICPGYQGDLSIAGDLLFFSVDQPRNGSECGAAVVASSNAAAWEGIRIFDISDPASPQYVGNVKTRCGSHTHTLVPKPGDDGSVYLYNAAYDVSASAYYCKPPHQQLEIIEVDLDDPAGAHIAKEVSLWDAENPAFTAADRVDGGASTSVTNGCHDLTAYPAKDLLAAACMGDGVMVDISDPLNPAVTERVRDENYAFWHTAQFSDNASKVVFQDELGGGSSATCLPGTPQYRGANAIYTREGDELTLRSYFKIPRRQSTRENCVGHEGNLIQLADRDVMIQGWYQGGASLIDFTNATKPKEIGYFDRGQLGESGPISLSGYWAVYSHNGYLYGSEIGRGFDVLKLKGDEFADAVRHRQDVRNPATQEPITWDWKTAPVVPSFGDLPAATVAPESARAGTDRDFTVSVPAGTFDEGEYVDVWSTGADAKVVASGRADAEGAIALTVSVKASEPAGTKRFVVRGDAELDEALYAASLELSAVSTTTALSVSPASQVFGSNPATLTATVTGEGAEGTVTFTRGGAVIAKGVKVSGGKASVKLPRDLPVATHALRAAFVPASAGTEASTSSVVSFRVVKATAKVKAASVTKVKALKGGKLTVKVTATGTTPTGKITVTVGGKKAGAVLKNGKATISLPRLKAGNYRANVAYGGSGSVAAESIKVTIKVTR